The Pelmatolapia mariae isolate MD_Pm_ZW linkage group LG10_11, Pm_UMD_F_2, whole genome shotgun sequence genome includes a region encoding these proteins:
- the nup98 gene encoding nuclear pore complex protein Nup98-Nup96 isoform X1 — protein MFNKSFGTPFGGGTGGFGASSTFGQQNTGFGATGGFGTSAFGATTNTGGLFGSTQNKPGGLFGSSTFSQPATSSTSTGFGFGAASGTSTSLFGNTGTGTTGGLFSQQNNAFGAKQATSFGSFGTSTSSSGGLFGSTNTTSNPFGGATSLFGGSGFSATQQPGTTVKFNPPTGSDTMVKAGVTTSINTKHQCITAMKEYENKSLEELRLEDYQAGRKGPTNPMAPGTGSLFGQATATSSATTGLFGSSAPNTSFSFGQNKSTFGGPTTGSFGATTGGLFSQQTQQQAGSLFKPFGQTTTTQSTGFSFGNTNTIGQANTSSMGLFGNTAASQSGGLFGSAQTSTATGFGTATGLFGQTNTGFGNVGTQQSLFGNKTTGFGTTTTSAPSFGTTTGLFGNKPTLTLGTGTNTSTFGFGANPAGGGLFGNKSTTGALGTGLGTSFGTAVGPGQTLFGNTQNKLGTALGTMGTFGTTGFNSGTSTLGFGATQPVALTDPNAAAAQQAMLQQQLSVLAYSPYGDSPLFRNPLSDPKKKEERLKPTNPTAQKALTTPTHYKLTPRPATRVRPKALTSSGASKSQLFDGLDDDEPSLTNGAFVPRKSIKKLVLKNLNNSQYSSPLNKESDDLASPSEYPQNGHSHVEEEEEQLRRVAGPGRRADDDPEVTQFYVNPIAKPIPQGRAHASLQDTISDLNMHKGSRNGLELSNDDVSASFGEESLQEEREEEQQLSQQSPHPAGIVLNRVGYYTIPSMDELADMVDENGECIVENFTIGRKGYGSIFFPGEVNVSGLNLDEIVHFRRKEVIVYPDDKSKPPEEEGLNRRAEVTLDGVWPNDKTTCTQIRSPERLSDMNYEGRLEKASRKQGARFLEYRPETGSWVFEVSHFSKYGLQDSDEDEDVPPKADAKKLKTLTTLPPSRLQQQQLPPSQQQVAPQAQSTAVMELQGGAIELDSDMADITQSFPTESMLGGEEDGDLLAGETDMTISKLGGLASSELDGVSASGHIASTLGINPHTLQIMKASLFAEDDDDTDMFHDHAAMKVSTDVSSPRLVLPAAQGRPSVGGLLQARFTSGLSQLSDSPRNLLPPSRPSPASVEAPRSLQWAGPFMLPSRTPEPSIRTVGVRRLGGPVPLKESIAHGKGGLLMDTGLFAVRSFRVGWGPGWTLAHCGSRLSSPTSKQFEHQELMAKTDFSFLPKPARSKPLTESPYKVVVEQVVGLEPLRGKTIEEEEDEESQAVLQRPLEICLKHSIVEVPDSSACPVVRPQAGVAALHEYAEWIVELNDRRGDTEPLLGYWAEVWTLCEALWGRLGPSDQEPEAPGEYEQQLERRRSFSAWLSRGASRRVEEEVALAGKGGHVDAVFSYLTGNRISEACRLAQKEGDHRLSLLLSQAVGSQYCRDLLALQLADWHRMQTDCYLPEERLRIFALLAGKPVWESTDSAVNVCAELDWKRCVAIHLWFMLPPTASVADALARYEAAFQGSCEAGKYACAPLPPYLEAEQPDLEEEESKRPLYDLCFHLLKLYSDRHYGLQQLLEPLAVTWERLDYRLSWHLWGVLQALHYTHLSAPRQGLLHASYAAQLESAGLWHMAVFILLHIPEHTQRERAVREMLALHCPLQETEDSVRRERFLTEQLLIPEQWIHEAKATRAHRDGDRHQQALHLYRARYWNQCHRLLIQHLASDCIINDNHDYLLEFLEGLALPEHCATIQDWDTAGRVYLDYIRVIKTLQDIQQMENAGYELERLYTDVTSLCSRIELLPCCTAKDRLAQSEMAKRVANILRAVLSLQQGDTADSLSIPLAQLAPHISRLPMPEDYTLEELRGLTQSYLRQLIVSQ, from the exons ATGTTCAACAAATCATTTGGGACTCCCTTCGGTGGCGGGACGGGAGGATTTGGCGCCTCGTCCACCTTCGGTCAGCAAA ACACGGGCTTTGGGGCGACGGGAGGCTTCGGCACGTCTGCGTTCGGGGCGACGACAAACACTGGAGGGCTGTTTGGATCCACGCAGAATAAACcag GTGGGCTCTTTGGGTCCAGCACGTTCAGCCAGCCAGCGACTTCCTCCACCAGCACCGGCTTTGGTTTCGGCGCAGCGAGCGGCACCTCCACCAGCCTGTTTGGCAACACTGGCACAGGCACCACCGGCGGACTCTTCTCCCAGCAGAACAATGCTTTCGGCGCCAAGCAAGCCACCTCGTTTGGAA GCTTTGGGACGAGCACCAGCAGCAGCGGCGGTCTCTTCGGCTCCACCAACACCACCTCCAACCCGTTCGGCGGGGCTACGTCCCTGTTTGGAGGTTCGGGGTTCTCTGCCACTCAGCAGCCGGGAACGACCGTAAAGTTCAAC CCTCCGACAGGAAGTGACACAATGGTGAAGGCGGGCGTGACGACGAGCATCAATACGAAGCACCAGTGCATCACGGCCATGAAGGAGTACGAGAACAAGTCTCTGGAG GAGTTGAGGCTGGAGGACTACCAGGCGGGCAGGAAAGGCCCGACCAATCCGATGGCGCCGGGAACCGGCAGTCTTTTCGGCCAGGCCACGGCCACGTCCAGCGCCACCACCGGCCTCTTCGGATCCTCGGCTCCCAACACCAGCTTCTCCTTCGGCCAGAACAAGAGCACCTTCGGAGGGC CAACTACCGGCAGTTTTGGCGCGACCACAGGCGGCCTGTTCAGTCAGCAGACCCAGCAGCAGGCCGGCAGCCTCTTCAAGCCCTTTGGTCAGACCACCACCACCCAGAGCACCGGCTTCTCCTTCGGAAACACCAACACAATAGGACAGGCCAACACCAGCAGCATG GGTTTGTTTGGGAACACAGCGGCGTCTCAGTCGGGCGGCTTGTTCGGCTCAGCTCAGACCAGCACCGCCACTGGTTTCGGGACAGCCACGGGCCTGTTCGGCCAAACCAACACTGGATTTGGGAATGTCGGCACTCAG CAGAGTTTATTCGGTAATAAGACGACTGGGTTcggcaccaccaccaccagtgcCCCGTCCTTTGGCACCACCACCGGCCTTTTTGGGAACAAGCCCACCCTCACACTGGGAACCGGAACCAACACCTCCACCTTCG GTTTCGGTGCAAACCCTGCTGGAGGAGGACTGTTTGGGAACAAGTCCACCACCGGAGCGCTGGGGACCGGACTGGGAACCAGCTTCGGTACAG CAGTCGGCCCCGGGCAGACCCTGTTTGGCAACACCCAGAACAAACTGGGCACCGCGCTGGGAACGATGGGAACGTTCGGAACAACTGGATTCAACAGTGGAACGAGCACCCTGGGATTCGGAGCGACGCAGCCCGTCG CCCTCACAGATCCCAACGCAGCGGCTGCCCAGCAGGCCATgctccagcagcagctcagcGTGCTGGCGTACTCGCCATACGGAGACTCGCCGCTCTTCAGAAACCCGCTCTCAGACCccaagaagaaggaggag CGCCTGAAACCGACCAATCCGACGGCTCAGAAGGCTCTGACCACACCCACTCACTACAAGCTGACTCCGCGTCCTGCGACCAGGGTGCGGCCCAAAGCGCTGACGTCTTCCGGAGCCTCCAAGTCGCAGCTTTTCGACGGCCTGGATGACGACGAGCCGTCGCTCACCAACGGAGCCTTCGTGCCGAG GAAGAGCATCAAGAAGCTCGTCCTGAAGAACCTGAACAACAGTCAGTACAGCAGTCCTCTGAACAAGGAGAGCGACGACCTCGCCTCGCCGTCAGAGTACCCACAGAACGGACACAG CCAcgtggaggaggaagaggagcagctgAGGAGGGTGGCGGGCCCCGGCAGGCGGGCTGACGACGACCCGGAGGTTACCCAGTTCTACGTCAACCCCATCGCCAAGCCAATCCCGCAGGGCCGCGCCCACGCCAGCCTGCAGGACACCATCAGTGACCTGAACATGCACAAAGGCTCGAGGAACGGCCTCGAG ctgagCAACGATGACGTGTCTGCGTCCTTCGGCGAGGAGTCTCTGCAGGAGGAGCgagaggaggagcagcagctgtcCCAGCAGTCTCCGCACCCTGCAG GCATCGTTCTGAACCGCGTGGGTTATTACACCATCCCTTCCATGGACGAGCTCGCCGACATGGTGGACGAAAACGGGGAGTGCATCGTGGAGAACTTCACCATCGGCAGGAAAG GTTACGGTTCCATCTTCTTTCCCGGCGAGGTGAACGTGTCGGGACTGAACCTCGATGAAATCGTCCACTTCAGACGCAAAGAGGTCATCGTGTACCCGGACGACAAGAGCAAGCCGCCGGAGGAGGAGGGGCTTAACAG GCGAGCGGAGGTGACTCTAGACGGCGTTTGGCCGAACGACAAGACGACCTGCACCCAGATCAGGAGCCCCGAGCGTCTGAGCGACATGAACTACGAGGGCCGGCTGGAGAAGGCGTCGCGCAAGCAGGGAGCTCGCTTCCTGGAGTATCGACCTGAGACCGGGTCCTGGGTGTTCGAG GTGTCTCACTTCTCCAAGTACGGCCTGCAGGACTCGGACGAAGACGAGGACGTCCCGCCGAAAGCCGACGCCAAGAAGCTGAAGACGCTGACGACTCTCCCTCCCTCCCGgctgcagcagcaacagcttCCCCCCTCTCAGCAGCAGGTGGCGCCACAGGCTCAG TCCACTGCCGTCATGGAGCTCCAGGGCGGCGCCATCGAGCTCGACAGCGACATGGCCGACATCACCCAGAGCTTCCCGACAGAGAGCATGCTGGGAGGAGAGGAAGACGGCGACCTGCTGGCGGGGGAGACGGACATGACGATCTCCAAGCTCGGTGGTCTGGCCTCCTCAGAGCTCGACGGCGTATCTGCATCCGGCCACATAGCCTCTACACTGGGGATCAACCCACACACGCTCCAG ATCATGAAGGCGTCTCTGTTTGCTGAGGACGACGATGACACCGACATGTTCCACGATCACGCGGCGATGAAGGTTTCCACGGATGTCTCGTCTCCTCGCCTCGTCCTGCCGGCCGCTCAGGGCCGACCCTCTG TCGGCGGTCTCCTTCAGGCTCGATTCACCTCGGGCCTCTCTCAGCTGTCAGACTCTCCCCGCAATCTCCTTCCTCCGTCGCGGCCGTCTCCGGCCAGCGTTGAAGCCCCCCGCTCTCTGCAGTGGGCGGGGCCCTTCATGCTGCCCTCCCGGACTCCGGAGCCTTCAATTAGGACTGTTGGCGTTCGGCGGCTCGGCGGCCCCGTCCCCCTCAAAGAGTCGATCGCTCACGGGAAG GGAGGTTTGCTCATGGACACCGGGCTGTTTGCCGTGCGCTCCTTCCGGGTCGGGTGGGGTCCCGGCTGGACGCTCGCTCACTGCGGCAGCCGGCTGAGCTCGCCAACGTCCAAACAGTTTGAGCACCAAGAACTGATGGCAAAGACTGACTTCAGCTTCCTGCCGAAACCTGCCAGGAGCAAACC ACTCACAGAAAGCCCCTACAAGGTGGTGGTGGAGCAGGTGGTGGGTCTGGAGCCTCTCAGAGGGAAAACCAttgaagaagaggaagatgaagagAGCCAGGCGGTGCTGCAGCGGCCCCTGGAGATCTGCCTGAAGCACAGCATTGTGGAGGTCCCCGACAGCTCCGCCTGCCCTGTGGTGCGACCACAGGCCGGCGTGGCGGCGCTGCACGAGTACGCCGAGTGGATCGTCGAGCTGAACGACAGACGGGGCGACACTGAGC CGCTGCTGGGCTACTGGGCcgaggtctggactctgtgtGAGGCGCTATGGGGCCGGCTGGGCCCCTCGGATCAGGAGCCCGAGGCGCCCGGCGAGTACGAACAGCAGCTGGAGAGGAGGCGGAGCTTCTCGGCCTGGCTGTCCCGCGGTGCCTCCCGcagggtggaggaggaggtggcttTGGCTGGGAAAGGTGGCCACGTCGACGCAGTTTTCAGCTACCTGACGGGAAACCGCATCAGCGAGGCGTGCCGACTCGCCCAGAAGGAAG GAGACCACCGTCTGTCCCTGCTGCTGTCTCAGGCCGTGGGCTCTCAGTACTGCAGGGACCTTCTCGCCCTTCAGCTCGCCGATTGGCACCGCATGCAGACCGACTGCTACCTGCCCGAGGAGCGACTCCGTATCTTCGCTCTGCTCGCCGGGAAACCG GTGTGGGAGTCCACCGACTCTGCGGTGAACGTGTGCGCCGAGCTGGACTGGAAGCGCTGCGTGGCCATCCACCTCTGGTTCATGCTGCCCCCGACTGCCTCTGTGGCCGACGCCCTCGCCAGATACGAAGCCGCCTTTCAG GGCTCGTGTGAGGCGGGGAAGTACGCCTGTGCCCCCCTGCCACCATACCTGGAGGCGGAACAGCCAGatctggaggaggaggagtccAAACGGCCGCTGTACGACCTCTGCTTCCACCTGCTCAAACTCTACAGCGACAG ACACTACGgcctgcagcagctgctggagcCTCTCGCCGTCACCTGGGAGCGGCTGGATTACCGCCTGAGCTGGCACCTGTGGGGCGTCCTGCAGGCACTGCACTACACCCACCTGAGCGCCCCACGGCAGGGCCTCCTCCACGCCAGCTACGCCGCGCAGCTGGAGAGCGCCGGCCTGTGGCACATGGCCGTTTTCATCCTGCTGCACATCCCCGAGCACAC TCAGAGGGAGCGAGCTGTGAGGGAGATGCTGGCGCTGCACTGCCCCCTGCAGGAGACGGAGGACTCGGTCCGCAGGGAGCGCTTCCTGACAGAGCAGCTGCTGATCCCGGAGCAGTGGATCCACGAGGCCAAGGCCACCCGAGCCCACCGCGACGGCGACAGACACCAGCAGGCCCTGCACCTGTACCGGGCCCGATACTGGAACCAGTGCCACCGCCTGCTGATCCAGCACCTGGCCTCAG acTGCATCATCAACGATAACCACGACTACCTCCTGGAGTTCCTGGAGGGTCTGGCGCTCCCTGAGCACTGCGCCACCATCCAGGACTGGGACACAGCAGGGAGGGTTTACCTCGACTACATCAGAGTCATAAAGACTCTGCAGGACATCCAGCAG ATGGAAAACGCCGGCTACGAGCTGGAGCGTCTCTACACTGATGTGACGTCTCTCTGCAGCAGGATCGAGCTCCTGCCCTGCTGCACCGCTAAAGACCGCCTCGCCCAATCAG AAATGGCGAAGCGTGTGGCGAACATCCTGCGTGCGGTGCTGAGCCTGCAGCAGGGCGATACGGCTGACTCCCTCAGCATCCCGCTCGCCCAGCTGGCGCCGCACATCAGCCGCCTGCCGATGCCTGAGGACTACACGCTGGAGGAGCTGCGAGGCCTCACGCAGTCATACCTGCGACAGCTCATCGTCAGCCAATGA
- the nup98 gene encoding nuclear pore complex protein Nup98-Nup96 isoform X2, with the protein MFNKSFGTPFGGGTGGFGASSTFGQQNTGFGATGGFGTSAFGATTNTGGLFGSTQNKPGGLFGSSTFSQPATSSTSTGFGFGAASGTSTSLFGNTGTGTTGGLFSQQNNAFGAKQATSFGSFGTSTSSSGGLFGSTNTTSNPFGGATSLFGGSGFSATQQPGTTVKFNPPTGSDTMVKAGVTTSINTKHQCITAMKEYENKSLEELRLEDYQAGRKGPTNPMAPGTGSLFGQATATSSATTGLFGSSAPNTSFSFGQNKSTFGGPTTGSFGATTGGLFSQQTQQQAGSLFKPFGQTTTTQSTGFSFGNTNTIGQANTSSMGLFGNTAASQSGGLFGSAQTSTATGFGTATGLFGQTNTGFGNVGTQQSLFGNKTTGFGTTTTSAPSFGTTTGLFGNKPTLTLGTGTNTSTFGFGANPAGGGLFGNKSTTGALGTGLGTSFGTVGPGQTLFGNTQNKLGTALGTMGTFGTTGFNSGTSTLGFGATQPVALTDPNAAAAQQAMLQQQLSVLAYSPYGDSPLFRNPLSDPKKKEERLKPTNPTAQKALTTPTHYKLTPRPATRVRPKALTSSGASKSQLFDGLDDDEPSLTNGAFVPRKSIKKLVLKNLNNSQYSSPLNKESDDLASPSEYPQNGHSHVEEEEEQLRRVAGPGRRADDDPEVTQFYVNPIAKPIPQGRAHASLQDTISDLNMHKGSRNGLELSNDDVSASFGEESLQEEREEEQQLSQQSPHPAGIVLNRVGYYTIPSMDELADMVDENGECIVENFTIGRKGYGSIFFPGEVNVSGLNLDEIVHFRRKEVIVYPDDKSKPPEEEGLNRRAEVTLDGVWPNDKTTCTQIRSPERLSDMNYEGRLEKASRKQGARFLEYRPETGSWVFEVSHFSKYGLQDSDEDEDVPPKADAKKLKTLTTLPPSRLQQQQLPPSQQQVAPQAQSTAVMELQGGAIELDSDMADITQSFPTESMLGGEEDGDLLAGETDMTISKLGGLASSELDGVSASGHIASTLGINPHTLQIMKASLFAEDDDDTDMFHDHAAMKVSTDVSSPRLVLPAAQGRPSVGGLLQARFTSGLSQLSDSPRNLLPPSRPSPASVEAPRSLQWAGPFMLPSRTPEPSIRTVGVRRLGGPVPLKESIAHGKGGLLMDTGLFAVRSFRVGWGPGWTLAHCGSRLSSPTSKQFEHQELMAKTDFSFLPKPARSKPLTESPYKVVVEQVVGLEPLRGKTIEEEEDEESQAVLQRPLEICLKHSIVEVPDSSACPVVRPQAGVAALHEYAEWIVELNDRRGDTEPLLGYWAEVWTLCEALWGRLGPSDQEPEAPGEYEQQLERRRSFSAWLSRGASRRVEEEVALAGKGGHVDAVFSYLTGNRISEACRLAQKEGDHRLSLLLSQAVGSQYCRDLLALQLADWHRMQTDCYLPEERLRIFALLAGKPVWESTDSAVNVCAELDWKRCVAIHLWFMLPPTASVADALARYEAAFQGSCEAGKYACAPLPPYLEAEQPDLEEEESKRPLYDLCFHLLKLYSDRHYGLQQLLEPLAVTWERLDYRLSWHLWGVLQALHYTHLSAPRQGLLHASYAAQLESAGLWHMAVFILLHIPEHTQRERAVREMLALHCPLQETEDSVRRERFLTEQLLIPEQWIHEAKATRAHRDGDRHQQALHLYRARYWNQCHRLLIQHLASDCIINDNHDYLLEFLEGLALPEHCATIQDWDTAGRVYLDYIRVIKTLQDIQQMENAGYELERLYTDVTSLCSRIELLPCCTAKDRLAQSEMAKRVANILRAVLSLQQGDTADSLSIPLAQLAPHISRLPMPEDYTLEELRGLTQSYLRQLIVSQ; encoded by the exons ATGTTCAACAAATCATTTGGGACTCCCTTCGGTGGCGGGACGGGAGGATTTGGCGCCTCGTCCACCTTCGGTCAGCAAA ACACGGGCTTTGGGGCGACGGGAGGCTTCGGCACGTCTGCGTTCGGGGCGACGACAAACACTGGAGGGCTGTTTGGATCCACGCAGAATAAACcag GTGGGCTCTTTGGGTCCAGCACGTTCAGCCAGCCAGCGACTTCCTCCACCAGCACCGGCTTTGGTTTCGGCGCAGCGAGCGGCACCTCCACCAGCCTGTTTGGCAACACTGGCACAGGCACCACCGGCGGACTCTTCTCCCAGCAGAACAATGCTTTCGGCGCCAAGCAAGCCACCTCGTTTGGAA GCTTTGGGACGAGCACCAGCAGCAGCGGCGGTCTCTTCGGCTCCACCAACACCACCTCCAACCCGTTCGGCGGGGCTACGTCCCTGTTTGGAGGTTCGGGGTTCTCTGCCACTCAGCAGCCGGGAACGACCGTAAAGTTCAAC CCTCCGACAGGAAGTGACACAATGGTGAAGGCGGGCGTGACGACGAGCATCAATACGAAGCACCAGTGCATCACGGCCATGAAGGAGTACGAGAACAAGTCTCTGGAG GAGTTGAGGCTGGAGGACTACCAGGCGGGCAGGAAAGGCCCGACCAATCCGATGGCGCCGGGAACCGGCAGTCTTTTCGGCCAGGCCACGGCCACGTCCAGCGCCACCACCGGCCTCTTCGGATCCTCGGCTCCCAACACCAGCTTCTCCTTCGGCCAGAACAAGAGCACCTTCGGAGGGC CAACTACCGGCAGTTTTGGCGCGACCACAGGCGGCCTGTTCAGTCAGCAGACCCAGCAGCAGGCCGGCAGCCTCTTCAAGCCCTTTGGTCAGACCACCACCACCCAGAGCACCGGCTTCTCCTTCGGAAACACCAACACAATAGGACAGGCCAACACCAGCAGCATG GGTTTGTTTGGGAACACAGCGGCGTCTCAGTCGGGCGGCTTGTTCGGCTCAGCTCAGACCAGCACCGCCACTGGTTTCGGGACAGCCACGGGCCTGTTCGGCCAAACCAACACTGGATTTGGGAATGTCGGCACTCAG CAGAGTTTATTCGGTAATAAGACGACTGGGTTcggcaccaccaccaccagtgcCCCGTCCTTTGGCACCACCACCGGCCTTTTTGGGAACAAGCCCACCCTCACACTGGGAACCGGAACCAACACCTCCACCTTCG GTTTCGGTGCAAACCCTGCTGGAGGAGGACTGTTTGGGAACAAGTCCACCACCGGAGCGCTGGGGACCGGACTGGGAACCAGCTTCGGTACAG TCGGCCCCGGGCAGACCCTGTTTGGCAACACCCAGAACAAACTGGGCACCGCGCTGGGAACGATGGGAACGTTCGGAACAACTGGATTCAACAGTGGAACGAGCACCCTGGGATTCGGAGCGACGCAGCCCGTCG CCCTCACAGATCCCAACGCAGCGGCTGCCCAGCAGGCCATgctccagcagcagctcagcGTGCTGGCGTACTCGCCATACGGAGACTCGCCGCTCTTCAGAAACCCGCTCTCAGACCccaagaagaaggaggag CGCCTGAAACCGACCAATCCGACGGCTCAGAAGGCTCTGACCACACCCACTCACTACAAGCTGACTCCGCGTCCTGCGACCAGGGTGCGGCCCAAAGCGCTGACGTCTTCCGGAGCCTCCAAGTCGCAGCTTTTCGACGGCCTGGATGACGACGAGCCGTCGCTCACCAACGGAGCCTTCGTGCCGAG GAAGAGCATCAAGAAGCTCGTCCTGAAGAACCTGAACAACAGTCAGTACAGCAGTCCTCTGAACAAGGAGAGCGACGACCTCGCCTCGCCGTCAGAGTACCCACAGAACGGACACAG CCAcgtggaggaggaagaggagcagctgAGGAGGGTGGCGGGCCCCGGCAGGCGGGCTGACGACGACCCGGAGGTTACCCAGTTCTACGTCAACCCCATCGCCAAGCCAATCCCGCAGGGCCGCGCCCACGCCAGCCTGCAGGACACCATCAGTGACCTGAACATGCACAAAGGCTCGAGGAACGGCCTCGAG ctgagCAACGATGACGTGTCTGCGTCCTTCGGCGAGGAGTCTCTGCAGGAGGAGCgagaggaggagcagcagctgtcCCAGCAGTCTCCGCACCCTGCAG GCATCGTTCTGAACCGCGTGGGTTATTACACCATCCCTTCCATGGACGAGCTCGCCGACATGGTGGACGAAAACGGGGAGTGCATCGTGGAGAACTTCACCATCGGCAGGAAAG GTTACGGTTCCATCTTCTTTCCCGGCGAGGTGAACGTGTCGGGACTGAACCTCGATGAAATCGTCCACTTCAGACGCAAAGAGGTCATCGTGTACCCGGACGACAAGAGCAAGCCGCCGGAGGAGGAGGGGCTTAACAG GCGAGCGGAGGTGACTCTAGACGGCGTTTGGCCGAACGACAAGACGACCTGCACCCAGATCAGGAGCCCCGAGCGTCTGAGCGACATGAACTACGAGGGCCGGCTGGAGAAGGCGTCGCGCAAGCAGGGAGCTCGCTTCCTGGAGTATCGACCTGAGACCGGGTCCTGGGTGTTCGAG GTGTCTCACTTCTCCAAGTACGGCCTGCAGGACTCGGACGAAGACGAGGACGTCCCGCCGAAAGCCGACGCCAAGAAGCTGAAGACGCTGACGACTCTCCCTCCCTCCCGgctgcagcagcaacagcttCCCCCCTCTCAGCAGCAGGTGGCGCCACAGGCTCAG TCCACTGCCGTCATGGAGCTCCAGGGCGGCGCCATCGAGCTCGACAGCGACATGGCCGACATCACCCAGAGCTTCCCGACAGAGAGCATGCTGGGAGGAGAGGAAGACGGCGACCTGCTGGCGGGGGAGACGGACATGACGATCTCCAAGCTCGGTGGTCTGGCCTCCTCAGAGCTCGACGGCGTATCTGCATCCGGCCACATAGCCTCTACACTGGGGATCAACCCACACACGCTCCAG ATCATGAAGGCGTCTCTGTTTGCTGAGGACGACGATGACACCGACATGTTCCACGATCACGCGGCGATGAAGGTTTCCACGGATGTCTCGTCTCCTCGCCTCGTCCTGCCGGCCGCTCAGGGCCGACCCTCTG TCGGCGGTCTCCTTCAGGCTCGATTCACCTCGGGCCTCTCTCAGCTGTCAGACTCTCCCCGCAATCTCCTTCCTCCGTCGCGGCCGTCTCCGGCCAGCGTTGAAGCCCCCCGCTCTCTGCAGTGGGCGGGGCCCTTCATGCTGCCCTCCCGGACTCCGGAGCCTTCAATTAGGACTGTTGGCGTTCGGCGGCTCGGCGGCCCCGTCCCCCTCAAAGAGTCGATCGCTCACGGGAAG GGAGGTTTGCTCATGGACACCGGGCTGTTTGCCGTGCGCTCCTTCCGGGTCGGGTGGGGTCCCGGCTGGACGCTCGCTCACTGCGGCAGCCGGCTGAGCTCGCCAACGTCCAAACAGTTTGAGCACCAAGAACTGATGGCAAAGACTGACTTCAGCTTCCTGCCGAAACCTGCCAGGAGCAAACC ACTCACAGAAAGCCCCTACAAGGTGGTGGTGGAGCAGGTGGTGGGTCTGGAGCCTCTCAGAGGGAAAACCAttgaagaagaggaagatgaagagAGCCAGGCGGTGCTGCAGCGGCCCCTGGAGATCTGCCTGAAGCACAGCATTGTGGAGGTCCCCGACAGCTCCGCCTGCCCTGTGGTGCGACCACAGGCCGGCGTGGCGGCGCTGCACGAGTACGCCGAGTGGATCGTCGAGCTGAACGACAGACGGGGCGACACTGAGC CGCTGCTGGGCTACTGGGCcgaggtctggactctgtgtGAGGCGCTATGGGGCCGGCTGGGCCCCTCGGATCAGGAGCCCGAGGCGCCCGGCGAGTACGAACAGCAGCTGGAGAGGAGGCGGAGCTTCTCGGCCTGGCTGTCCCGCGGTGCCTCCCGcagggtggaggaggaggtggcttTGGCTGGGAAAGGTGGCCACGTCGACGCAGTTTTCAGCTACCTGACGGGAAACCGCATCAGCGAGGCGTGCCGACTCGCCCAGAAGGAAG GAGACCACCGTCTGTCCCTGCTGCTGTCTCAGGCCGTGGGCTCTCAGTACTGCAGGGACCTTCTCGCCCTTCAGCTCGCCGATTGGCACCGCATGCAGACCGACTGCTACCTGCCCGAGGAGCGACTCCGTATCTTCGCTCTGCTCGCCGGGAAACCG GTGTGGGAGTCCACCGACTCTGCGGTGAACGTGTGCGCCGAGCTGGACTGGAAGCGCTGCGTGGCCATCCACCTCTGGTTCATGCTGCCCCCGACTGCCTCTGTGGCCGACGCCCTCGCCAGATACGAAGCCGCCTTTCAG GGCTCGTGTGAGGCGGGGAAGTACGCCTGTGCCCCCCTGCCACCATACCTGGAGGCGGAACAGCCAGatctggaggaggaggagtccAAACGGCCGCTGTACGACCTCTGCTTCCACCTGCTCAAACTCTACAGCGACAG ACACTACGgcctgcagcagctgctggagcCTCTCGCCGTCACCTGGGAGCGGCTGGATTACCGCCTGAGCTGGCACCTGTGGGGCGTCCTGCAGGCACTGCACTACACCCACCTGAGCGCCCCACGGCAGGGCCTCCTCCACGCCAGCTACGCCGCGCAGCTGGAGAGCGCCGGCCTGTGGCACATGGCCGTTTTCATCCTGCTGCACATCCCCGAGCACAC TCAGAGGGAGCGAGCTGTGAGGGAGATGCTGGCGCTGCACTGCCCCCTGCAGGAGACGGAGGACTCGGTCCGCAGGGAGCGCTTCCTGACAGAGCAGCTGCTGATCCCGGAGCAGTGGATCCACGAGGCCAAGGCCACCCGAGCCCACCGCGACGGCGACAGACACCAGCAGGCCCTGCACCTGTACCGGGCCCGATACTGGAACCAGTGCCACCGCCTGCTGATCCAGCACCTGGCCTCAG acTGCATCATCAACGATAACCACGACTACCTCCTGGAGTTCCTGGAGGGTCTGGCGCTCCCTGAGCACTGCGCCACCATCCAGGACTGGGACACAGCAGGGAGGGTTTACCTCGACTACATCAGAGTCATAAAGACTCTGCAGGACATCCAGCAG ATGGAAAACGCCGGCTACGAGCTGGAGCGTCTCTACACTGATGTGACGTCTCTCTGCAGCAGGATCGAGCTCCTGCCCTGCTGCACCGCTAAAGACCGCCTCGCCCAATCAG AAATGGCGAAGCGTGTGGCGAACATCCTGCGTGCGGTGCTGAGCCTGCAGCAGGGCGATACGGCTGACTCCCTCAGCATCCCGCTCGCCCAGCTGGCGCCGCACATCAGCCGCCTGCCGATGCCTGAGGACTACACGCTGGAGGAGCTGCGAGGCCTCACGCAGTCATACCTGCGACAGCTCATCGTCAGCCAATGA